In Salirhabdus salicampi, a genomic segment contains:
- a CDS encoding S8 family peptidase: MRGIWKRVIITSIFALAIAVAVSAATVGELGANESTDPVSVIVSTSDNDSVVEETEALGGHVTAKWDFINAFAVEIPENQIETLATIKGVRAVTPNNMAIETKSDTEEDFTATLANVYNEAIRATKAWEKGLTGEGIGIAVIDSGVTKEKGQVNDFKDRLEVVEVNSETEYMADKFGHGTHVAGIAGGDGNAQDGKYIGVAPGADIISVKVSNDEGMATEEDIVNGLQWVLENKDEHNIRVVNISSQVATQQHYTESALNAAVEVLWHNGIVVVVSAGNRGGEDCSTCYAPANDPFVITVGALEDNETAKINDDVLASFSSYGETLDGFMKPEVMAPGSDIVSFMPSGFIKKEMKDRVVDDYYFRMSGTSMSAPMVAGAAAIILQELPDLTPDQVKWLLMETGEKIEGIDTPIVQIDKATAYQKDVTKIPSANEGVELSPFIDADDEDVLFNNISWSNISWSNISWSNISWSNLFE; the protein is encoded by the coding sequence ATGAGAGGAATATGGAAACGCGTCATTATTACGAGCATCTTTGCATTAGCGATAGCGGTTGCAGTATCAGCGGCAACTGTCGGTGAGTTGGGAGCTAATGAATCTACGGATCCAGTAAGTGTAATCGTTAGTACTTCTGATAACGATAGTGTAGTAGAAGAAACGGAAGCATTAGGTGGACATGTAACAGCTAAATGGGATTTCATTAATGCTTTTGCGGTGGAAATTCCGGAGAATCAAATAGAAACGTTAGCAACAATTAAAGGTGTACGAGCTGTAACACCAAACAATATGGCGATTGAAACGAAGAGTGACACAGAAGAAGACTTTACCGCAACCCTTGCTAACGTATATAACGAAGCAATACGAGCTACAAAAGCATGGGAAAAAGGTCTAACTGGTGAGGGTATTGGCATTGCTGTCATCGATAGTGGTGTAACAAAGGAAAAGGGGCAAGTAAATGATTTTAAAGATCGACTTGAAGTAGTTGAAGTGAATTCTGAGACAGAATATATGGCTGATAAATTTGGGCATGGAACTCACGTAGCTGGAATCGCAGGTGGAGACGGAAATGCTCAGGATGGTAAGTATATAGGAGTTGCTCCGGGGGCAGACATTATTAGTGTGAAAGTTAGTAATGATGAAGGTATGGCAACAGAGGAAGACATCGTAAATGGGTTGCAATGGGTGTTAGAAAATAAAGATGAACACAACATTCGTGTTGTCAACATTTCCTCACAAGTAGCAACGCAACAACATTATACAGAAAGTGCGTTAAATGCTGCTGTTGAAGTACTTTGGCATAACGGAATTGTCGTTGTTGTTTCTGCGGGGAACCGTGGGGGAGAAGACTGCTCTACATGTTACGCACCTGCGAACGATCCATTTGTAATTACAGTTGGTGCACTAGAGGATAATGAAACAGCTAAAATTAACGATGACGTTCTAGCAAGCTTCTCTAGCTATGGCGAAACTTTAGACGGGTTTATGAAACCAGAAGTTATGGCACCAGGATCAGATATTGTATCTTTTATGCCTTCTGGGTTCATTAAGAAAGAGATGAAAGACCGCGTTGTAGATGATTACTATTTCCGTATGAGTGGAACTTCTATGTCAGCTCCAATGGTAGCAGGAGCAGCGGCTATCATTTTACAAGAGCTTCCAGATTTAACACCAGACCAAGTGAAGTGGTTGTTAATGGAAACAGGTGAAAAAATTGAAGGCATTGACACTCCTATTGTTCAAATTGATAAAGCAACGGCGTATCAAAAAGATGTAACAAAAATTCCAAGTGCAAACGAAGGTGTGGAACTATCACCATTTATTGATGCTGATGATGAAGATGTATTATTTAACAACATTTCATGGTCGAACATCTCTTGGTCAAATATTTCATGGTCAAACATTTCATGGTCTAATTTGTTTGAATAA
- a CDS encoding GGDEF domain-containing protein — translation MKNKHPIGTYIFVWLCNITAILIVVSSLQEFGQYNISTWIHFGVWLFILCIARLGGLFKFFGFDISVGWANAVEFAVVMILPFPLFCLAMVVSYSTIVLDRIRRKHPEPFLGPDFNAANVLIGGYIAVLVYELLAPLVGDSLSTLTLLLSGLTFAFIQILFMTILLSVDSQKHWQRVGTMESRTFLMEGVVIISGALVAKMYMVDPYLLLLLLLPLISLHRLLKNVNDSKLIYIDEKTGLYNYRYFDEQMKEKFQTAVQKKKTLSVVFGDMDNLREINNTYGHQYGDKAIVKVGDVFKQYNEEYIVARFGGEEFVMILPSITKAEAAKIAERIRIDLTAQEVPLEDGTPLKLSISLGVANYPIDATDMETLVKCADEALYEAKHSGKNTVKQYDANTNLFEQLASKGGTS, via the coding sequence ATGAAAAATAAACATCCAATTGGTACTTACATATTCGTATGGCTATGTAATATCACAGCCATCTTAATCGTAGTTTCCAGTTTGCAAGAATTTGGACAATATAATATAAGTACGTGGATTCATTTTGGGGTTTGGTTGTTCATTTTATGTATAGCCAGGTTAGGCGGATTGTTTAAGTTTTTCGGTTTTGATATATCTGTCGGGTGGGCAAACGCAGTAGAATTTGCTGTCGTGATGATATTACCATTTCCGTTATTTTGTCTAGCGATGGTAGTGTCATACAGCACCATTGTGTTGGACCGTATCCGACGGAAACATCCAGAACCATTTTTAGGTCCTGATTTTAATGCTGCAAACGTCTTAATTGGTGGCTACATTGCAGTTCTGGTTTATGAATTACTAGCTCCACTAGTAGGAGATTCCCTATCAACATTAACATTACTTTTATCAGGTTTAACATTTGCTTTTATCCAAATTTTATTTATGACTATTCTATTATCGGTTGATAGTCAAAAACATTGGCAAAGGGTAGGAACGATGGAAAGTCGCACCTTTTTAATGGAAGGTGTCGTCATTATTTCAGGCGCATTAGTAGCGAAAATGTACATGGTTGATCCGTACCTGCTACTATTACTCTTACTTCCACTCATTTCACTCCATAGACTATTGAAAAATGTGAACGATTCGAAGCTCATTTACATAGATGAAAAAACCGGTTTATATAACTATCGATACTTTGACGAACAGATGAAAGAAAAATTCCAAACAGCAGTTCAAAAGAAGAAGACGTTAAGCGTTGTATTCGGTGACATGGATAATTTAAGGGAAATTAATAACACATATGGTCATCAGTATGGAGATAAAGCGATTGTTAAAGTTGGGGACGTATTCAAACAGTATAATGAAGAATATATCGTTGCCCGGTTTGGAGGAGAAGAATTCGTTATGATTTTACCGTCAATCACAAAAGCAGAGGCAGCTAAAATTGCAGAGAGAATCCGAATAGACCTAACAGCGCAAGAAGTGCCCCTGGAGGACGGTACACCATTAAAGCTTTCCATTAGTTTAGGTGTGGCAAACTACCCGATCGATGCTACGGATATGGAAACTTTGGTTAAATGCGCTGATGAAGCGCTATATGAAGCGAAACACTCTGGAAAGAATACAGTAAAACAATATGATGCCAATACGAATCTATTTGAGCAATTAGCTTCGAAAGGAGGTACTTCGTAA
- a CDS encoding HD-GYP domain-containing protein, which yields MNKNLLHFYIILLGSFSLGFSFLNFVGDSIEWELLMPFIIMTCIAEKFKVRISIYNTRESVSISWTSVLCIGVLVIFGIREAIIVSALAGLTVSLYQKLPAIKTFYNVFSYVTTVILTSILANYLLVHTALEESSIMYPFTLSFAYILHNYILTVLLMLIVTGKRIKTVVEDVIGPHIAHSLIFAVIGGLLGQWYKQYGVISIVLSMFLIFLVSYGLKASALIFKKRLVELERSNKEKQNLVSQLDQTLEDFIATLTATIDARDPFMYGHSLQVSNYALAIATELKLKKTEIEQIRIAGLLHDIGKISIPEHILFKDGKLSDDEYEIIKQHAEIGEEILNKIHSLRDVATLVGMHHERYDGKGYPRGLKNSEVPIGAHILAVADTLDTILSDRAYKRGMRVEDALNEIQRCKGTQFHPAVVEALMNIRKTLGDHIFKNSAKLVQQSVVDKQIKSNSRIIKLMVEKQII from the coding sequence ATGAACAAGAACCTCCTACACTTTTATATTATCCTGCTAGGGTCATTTTCATTAGGGTTTTCCTTTTTAAACTTTGTGGGTGATTCAATTGAGTGGGAACTTTTAATGCCTTTTATTATTATGACGTGTATTGCTGAAAAATTTAAAGTGAGAATATCTATTTATAATACGAGGGAGTCTGTATCGATTTCGTGGACTTCCGTATTATGTATAGGTGTTCTCGTTATTTTCGGCATTCGAGAGGCAATTATAGTAAGTGCATTAGCCGGTTTAACGGTATCGTTATATCAAAAATTACCTGCAATTAAGACGTTTTACAATGTTTTTTCTTATGTAACAACTGTTATTCTTACCTCTATTCTAGCAAACTATCTACTTGTCCATACAGCACTAGAAGAGTCTAGTATTATGTATCCTTTTACATTATCATTTGCTTACATATTACATAATTACATATTAACGGTCTTGTTAATGCTTATTGTGACAGGAAAAAGGATAAAAACGGTTGTCGAAGATGTTATTGGCCCCCACATTGCTCATTCGTTAATATTTGCAGTCATTGGTGGGTTACTTGGCCAATGGTATAAACAATACGGCGTCATTTCCATTGTATTATCAATGTTTTTAATCTTTTTAGTGAGCTATGGACTAAAGGCATCTGCCTTAATCTTTAAAAAGCGCTTAGTCGAACTGGAAAGAAGTAATAAAGAAAAGCAAAATCTCGTGTCCCAGTTAGACCAGACGCTAGAAGATTTTATCGCTACATTAACAGCTACGATTGATGCCCGTGACCCATTTATGTATGGGCATTCGCTTCAGGTGTCAAATTATGCATTGGCAATAGCTACAGAATTGAAGTTGAAAAAGACGGAAATTGAACAAATACGGATTGCCGGGTTGCTTCATGATATCGGCAAAATTTCAATTCCTGAACATATTTTGTTCAAAGACGGGAAGCTAAGTGACGATGAATATGAAATCATTAAACAACATGCTGAAATTGGTGAAGAGATATTAAATAAAATTCATAGCTTACGAGATGTGGCCACATTAGTAGGTATGCATCATGAACGTTACGATGGGAAAGGGTATCCGAGAGGACTGAAAAACAGTGAAGTACCGATTGGCGCTCACATTTTAGCAGTAGCGGATACATTAGATACCATATTATCTGATCGTGCATATAAGCGGGGAATGAGAGTAGAGGATGCCCTGAACGAAATCCAACGTTGTAAAGGTACACAGTTCCATCCTGCTGTTGTGGAAGCCTTGATGAATATTCGGAAGACACTTGGTGACCATATTTTTAAAAATTCAGCAAAACTTGTGCAACAATCAGTGGTGGACAAACAAATTAAATCCAATTCCCGAATTATAAAATTAATGGTAGAAAAGCAAATTATTTAA
- a CDS encoding GntR family transcriptional regulator, which yields MIDKNSPIPIYFQIEENIKRLIHEQSLQPGDSIPSEREFSDMFNVSRMTVRQAIQNLVSEGLLYREKGKGTFIAHQKIQQPLEGLTSFTEDMKKRGMTPGNRLLHFRKVQVKQSIAEKLKLELNEQVYEIERIRLADETPMAFETLYLPVSLLQDLPKEILHHSLYQYIEKLGLTIGNAQQIIEASTATEREANILGIEEEAPVLKIERQTFLKNGQPLEVVRSIYRSDRYQFVTNMKRI from the coding sequence ATGATTGATAAAAACTCTCCCATACCAATATATTTTCAAATTGAAGAAAATATTAAAAGACTTATACACGAACAATCACTACAACCTGGGGATAGCATTCCATCTGAACGGGAATTTTCTGACATGTTCAATGTAAGTCGCATGACCGTAAGGCAAGCCATTCAAAATCTAGTATCAGAAGGTTTACTTTACCGGGAAAAAGGAAAGGGAACATTTATAGCCCATCAAAAAATTCAACAACCGTTAGAAGGTTTAACGAGTTTTACAGAAGATATGAAGAAAAGGGGGATGACACCAGGAAATCGCTTGTTACATTTCCGAAAGGTGCAAGTTAAACAAAGTATTGCAGAAAAATTGAAATTAGAGTTGAATGAACAAGTGTACGAAATTGAACGGATTCGACTTGCAGATGAAACCCCAATGGCATTTGAAACTCTTTACTTACCTGTTTCTTTGTTACAGGACTTACCGAAAGAAATATTGCATCATTCTCTTTATCAATACATTGAAAAACTAGGGCTTACTATTGGAAATGCACAGCAAATCATTGAAGCATCGACTGCAACCGAACGGGAAGCTAACATCTTAGGCATTGAAGAAGAAGCACCAGTATTAAAAATTGAACGACAAACTTTTTTAAAAAATGGACAGCCCTTGGAAGTGGTTCGCTCTATCTATCGATCGGATAGATACCAGTTTGTTACAAATATGAAACGAATATAA
- a CDS encoding PTS sugar transporter subunit IIA, protein MKFIEENMVLFDVQVEGPEEAIQKAGQLLVDSGCVDSAYVTAMIESYQENGPYFVLAPHIALPHARPEDGGKEASVSFMRLTTPVKFGHKSNDPVEFVFALGASSSDEHIQVLQKLSSVLGNQDKIKQLKEVSNFEELQKILDVGGNKQ, encoded by the coding sequence ATGAAATTTATTGAGGAAAATATGGTGCTTTTCGATGTACAAGTAGAAGGTCCTGAAGAAGCTATACAGAAAGCGGGTCAATTATTAGTAGATAGCGGATGTGTTGACTCTGCTTATGTGACAGCAATGATTGAATCATATCAGGAAAATGGACCTTATTTCGTCCTTGCACCTCATATAGCTTTGCCCCATGCAAGACCAGAAGATGGGGGTAAGGAGGCATCCGTTTCGTTTATGAGGTTGACAACACCTGTTAAGTTCGGTCATAAGTCGAATGATCCAGTTGAATTTGTATTTGCTCTTGGTGCTTCGTCCAGTGATGAACATATCCAAGTGTTACAAAAATTATCAAGTGTATTAGGAAACCAAGATAAAATAAAGCAGTTAAAAGAGGTTTCTAACTTTGAAGAATTACAAAAAATACTAGATGTAGGGGGAAATAAACAATGA
- a CDS encoding PTS sugar transporter subunit IIB — MKILCVCGLGQGTSLILRMNVETVLRELGVEADVENTDVSAASSENTDYIVTSNELAESLTSSSAKIIIVNNYFDNNEIKSALSEHLS, encoded by the coding sequence ATGAAAATTTTATGTGTATGTGGGTTAGGTCAAGGTACGAGTTTAATTTTGCGAATGAATGTTGAAACAGTATTAAGAGAACTCGGTGTAGAAGCAGATGTAGAAAATACAGATGTTTCAGCTGCTTCAAGTGAAAATACAGACTATATTGTGACGAGTAACGAACTAGCCGAATCATTAACTAGTTCATCAGCCAAGATCATTATAGTGAATAACTATTTTGATAATAACGAAATAAAATCTGCTTTGTCAGAACATCTTTCATAA
- a CDS encoding PTS ascorbate transporter subunit IIC yields the protein METIKWMATNIFGEPAVLLGFIVLLGLVLQKKTINQTMSGTFKAIIGFLIIGVGAGVIVDALLIFQPMWAEVFNLEQEELGSFLGQGEFNAKYGSAITLAMTLGFLINVLLARFTRFKFIYLTGHMMFWTTTIFAGIIIHEVGHVSFGKLVVFLSIFMGVYWTIQPALTQPFMRRITGNDNIALGHTSASVALLGALAGKYLGNKDNDSEKIKLPKKLEFLRDSNVITALTMGVLFLVGALIVSGKGTPGAEELIASSGDKNFFVYAIIQSFQFAAGIAVVLMGVRMFIGEIVPAFNGIATKLVPGAKPALDCPVVFPYAPNAVILGFLGSFFGALLWLVVIGNTVGYIFVPTMIVLFFHSATAGVFGNVTGGVRGALIGGFITSTVVAWGQFVMVKGLLASTVPDTAMWAADSDMFILGPIIKVLAQLFL from the coding sequence ATGGAAACAATTAAATGGATGGCCACGAATATATTTGGTGAGCCTGCAGTCTTGCTCGGTTTCATCGTATTACTAGGACTAGTATTACAAAAGAAAACGATTAACCAAACGATGAGTGGAACGTTTAAAGCGATTATTGGTTTCTTAATTATCGGTGTAGGAGCAGGAGTTATCGTAGACGCTCTATTAATCTTCCAACCGATGTGGGCAGAAGTATTTAATTTGGAGCAAGAAGAATTAGGATCCTTTTTAGGTCAAGGTGAATTTAATGCTAAGTATGGAAGCGCTATTACATTGGCGATGACCTTAGGGTTCTTAATAAACGTACTATTAGCCCGTTTTACGAGATTTAAGTTTATTTATTTAACAGGGCATATGATGTTCTGGACGACTACAATTTTTGCAGGAATTATTATTCACGAAGTAGGGCATGTATCATTTGGTAAGCTTGTCGTCTTCCTATCTATATTTATGGGGGTTTATTGGACGATTCAGCCAGCTTTAACTCAACCATTTATGAGAAGAATAACAGGGAATGACAATATTGCCTTAGGACACACATCTGCATCTGTTGCCTTATTAGGAGCCCTTGCAGGTAAATATTTAGGAAATAAAGATAACGACTCAGAAAAAATTAAATTACCAAAGAAATTAGAGTTCTTACGGGATTCAAATGTAATTACAGCTTTGACAATGGGAGTTTTATTCCTAGTTGGTGCACTTATTGTAAGTGGTAAAGGGACTCCGGGTGCAGAAGAGTTAATTGCTTCTTCAGGCGATAAAAACTTTTTTGTCTATGCCATTATTCAATCATTTCAATTTGCAGCAGGTATTGCAGTTGTATTAATGGGAGTACGTATGTTCATTGGCGAAATTGTCCCAGCCTTTAACGGAATTGCTACTAAACTTGTTCCAGGTGCTAAGCCGGCCCTTGACTGTCCTGTTGTATTCCCGTATGCACCTAATGCAGTTATATTAGGTTTCCTAGGTTCATTTTTCGGAGCTCTTTTATGGCTAGTTGTAATCGGTAACACGGTTGGATATATATTCGTACCAACGATGATTGTATTGTTCTTCCACTCTGCTACAGCAGGTGTGTTCGGTAACGTAACTGGTGGTGTACGAGGTGCATTAATAGGTGGTTTTATTACATCAACAGTTGTAGCATGGGGACAATTTGTCATGGTAAAAGGATTACTAGCTTCAACAGTACCTGACACAGCGATGTGGGCTGCAGACTCTGACATGTTTATCCTTGGACCAATCATTAAAGTGTTAGCTCAATTATTCTTGTAA
- a CDS encoding phosphotriesterase family protein — MSFIRTFYGDIQPNQLGFTYSHEHIVCRPAFWQERGEDDLLLDDKEKSKQDVLDFKNHGGQAIVDATAIDYGRSVKEVAAIGKETGIHIVGTAGFNKSFLWDAKIKEELKPIIGDYRTYYEWIDSASINELTDFVVKEVEEGLEGTSFKAGQVKFGTGYNRITPLEEKTLRAVARAHHETKAPVHSHTEAGTMGLEQIELLKSEGVDLSYMSFGHMDRNLDPYYHEQIAKTGAYLSFDSIAKIKYAPESDRIQCLLQLVDKGYEGQILISGDTARKTYYKHYDYGLGLEYIISKWVPRFIDEANSRGFDGEQLIEKFFVKNPANCFTFKK; from the coding sequence ATGAGTTTTATTCGAACATTTTATGGAGATATACAACCTAATCAACTTGGCTTTACGTATTCACATGAACATATTGTTTGTCGTCCAGCTTTTTGGCAAGAAAGAGGAGAAGACGACCTTTTGTTAGATGATAAAGAGAAATCAAAGCAAGATGTACTCGATTTTAAGAATCATGGTGGACAAGCAATTGTCGATGCAACGGCAATCGATTATGGACGTAGTGTTAAAGAAGTAGCCGCCATTGGTAAAGAAACAGGTATTCATATAGTCGGAACTGCTGGATTTAATAAAAGCTTCTTATGGGATGCGAAAATTAAAGAAGAATTAAAGCCGATTATCGGTGATTATAGGACGTATTATGAGTGGATTGATTCCGCATCGATAAATGAACTAACGGACTTTGTCGTCAAAGAGGTTGAGGAAGGTTTAGAAGGCACGTCATTTAAGGCAGGACAAGTGAAGTTTGGAACTGGATACAATCGTATCACACCATTGGAGGAAAAAACGCTTCGTGCCGTTGCCCGTGCTCACCATGAGACGAAAGCACCGGTTCACTCCCATACGGAAGCTGGAACAATGGGTTTAGAACAAATTGAATTATTAAAGTCTGAAGGTGTTGACCTATCTTACATGAGTTTTGGCCATATGGATCGTAATTTAGACCCATATTATCATGAGCAAATTGCAAAAACAGGTGCTTACCTCAGCTTTGATTCCATCGCGAAAATTAAATATGCACCAGAAAGCGATCGAATTCAATGCTTGCTTCAGTTAGTAGATAAAGGTTATGAAGGCCAAATATTAATTAGTGGAGATACAGCGAGAAAGACGTATTATAAGCATTACGATTACGGATTAGGATTAGAATATATTATTTCCAAATGGGTGCCGCGATTTATAGATGAAGCTAACAGTCGAGGGTTTGATGGGGAGCAATTAATCGAAAAATTTTTCGTCAAAAATCCAGCCAATTGCTTTACCTTTAAAAAGTAG
- a CDS encoding creatininase family protein codes for MKFQNENSFQVKEKINEKLVAILPVGAVEAHGPHLPLGTDNVLAERLADKLAEQVNAFVLPTLPYGQVWSLKNFPGSINVSNESIIGMLVDIGDSLYRQGFKVLAIVNGHLGNAVAIKEAARRLYERYKDFKVFYFFYPGMKNPVEEVRETPSSHGTYFHACEIETSFMLHLAEEYVDMEKAICDIPTIPLSADSTPTPWEEFTSSAVLGDATLATKEKGGKIISVSLNHMIDMIQLAKEELHDSTE; via the coding sequence ATGAAATTTCAAAACGAAAATTCCTTTCAAGTGAAAGAAAAAATAAATGAAAAACTTGTCGCCATTTTACCGGTTGGAGCAGTAGAGGCGCATGGCCCCCATCTGCCGTTAGGTACAGATAATGTATTAGCGGAACGCCTTGCAGATAAGCTGGCTGAGCAGGTTAATGCTTTTGTGTTACCGACGTTACCCTATGGCCAAGTATGGAGTTTAAAAAACTTCCCTGGAAGCATTAATGTTTCTAATGAATCGATAATTGGAATGCTCGTAGATATTGGCGACAGTCTGTATCGCCAAGGATTTAAAGTACTGGCGATTGTGAACGGACATCTAGGTAATGCGGTTGCTATAAAAGAAGCGGCTCGAAGGCTTTATGAAAGGTATAAAGATTTTAAAGTCTTTTATTTCTTCTATCCAGGGATGAAAAACCCCGTTGAAGAGGTGCGGGAAACCCCTTCTTCTCATGGTACGTATTTTCATGCTTGTGAAATTGAAACGTCATTTATGCTGCATTTAGCAGAAGAATATGTAGACATGGAAAAGGCTATATGTGATATACCAACGATACCTCTTAGCGCAGACTCCACACCAACCCCGTGGGAGGAGTTTACGTCATCAGCGGTGTTAGGCGATGCAACCCTTGCAACGAAAGAAAAGGGAGGAAAGATAATATCGGTTTCATTGAATCATATGATTGACATGATTCAATTAGCTAAGGAGGAGCTCCATGATTCAACAGAATAA
- a CDS encoding KDGP aldolase, whose amino-acid sequence MIQQNKLHDFLLFNFLAIDEENAIDICEAGNGYIVPGIVASSYVNIEVAANKVKELKTVSNCVSIGLGGGGDVTNWAKVMEIAEQSDPGHINQPFEKASYVKGYLQGRGVPQVVNGLISPTGEVGIIQLSSGVRMKVEEFMEVAHYIGIESIKVMPVKGKTHLHELVYITKVAAKQGIRAVEPAGGIEARNIKAIVDGIKNTGIELFMPHIFGSTIDKETGKTIPEKVKQILLEVE is encoded by the coding sequence ATGATTCAACAGAATAAATTACACGATTTTTTACTTTTTAATTTTTTAGCAATAGATGAAGAGAATGCAATAGATATATGTGAAGCTGGAAACGGTTATATTGTTCCGGGAATTGTAGCGTCTAGCTATGTGAATATAGAAGTAGCAGCAAATAAGGTGAAAGAATTAAAAACCGTATCAAATTGTGTAAGCATTGGCCTTGGGGGGGGCGGTGATGTCACCAATTGGGCAAAAGTAATGGAAATTGCTGAACAATCGGACCCCGGCCATATTAACCAGCCTTTTGAAAAAGCCTCATATGTAAAGGGTTATCTTCAAGGCAGGGGGGTTCCCCAAGTCGTCAACGGCTTAATTTCACCTACAGGTGAAGTAGGGATAATTCAACTATCATCAGGTGTTCGTATGAAAGTGGAAGAATTTATGGAAGTCGCTCATTATATTGGGATCGAATCGATTAAAGTAATGCCGGTCAAAGGGAAAACTCATTTACATGAGCTCGTATATATTACAAAAGTGGCAGCAAAACAGGGGATTAGGGCTGTCGAACCGGCAGGTGGAATTGAAGCAAGGAATATTAAAGCAATTGTAGATGGGATCAAAAACACAGGCATCGAACTGTTTATGCCTCATATATTCGGTTCTACTATTGATAAAGAGACAGGAAAGACAATACCAGAAAAGGTGAAACAAATTCTACTGGAAGTGGAGTGA
- a CDS encoding SIS domain-containing protein, with protein sequence MLTTYFEKIKEKITEVQQAESEQLQAAARKVAECILNDGIVHLFGCGHSHILTEEMFYRAGGLVPVHPIFVEPLMLHEGAVRSSSYERKNDYAKGFMEEQDIRKGDVIFVISTSGRNPVPVDVALMAKQKGAYVIGITSIEYSKSQPSRHVNGKHLSDVVDHVIDNHAVKGDALLTHEKVDVPFGPSSTVVGATILNGVFAEAIANIADQGETPPVFLSGNINGSDDHNTRLVEKYRKRIPLLK encoded by the coding sequence TTGCTAACAACGTATTTTGAAAAGATTAAAGAAAAGATTACAGAAGTCCAACAAGCAGAAAGCGAACAGTTGCAGGCAGCAGCCCGTAAAGTGGCTGAATGTATTTTAAATGACGGGATTGTCCATTTATTTGGTTGTGGACATTCTCATATTTTAACGGAAGAAATGTTTTATCGTGCAGGGGGACTAGTTCCTGTCCACCCAATTTTTGTAGAACCATTAATGCTACATGAAGGAGCGGTTCGCTCCTCATCATATGAGCGGAAAAATGACTATGCGAAAGGGTTTATGGAAGAACAAGATATTCGTAAAGGTGATGTGATATTTGTCATATCGACATCAGGGCGCAATCCAGTGCCGGTAGATGTAGCGTTAATGGCAAAACAAAAAGGGGCATATGTCATAGGAATAACCTCGATTGAGTATTCGAAAAGTCAGCCATCACGCCATGTGAACGGTAAACATTTATCTGATGTAGTTGACCATGTCATTGATAACCATGCAGTAAAGGGAGATGCCCTACTAACCCATGAAAAAGTGGATGTACCTTTTGGACCAAGTTCAACTGTAGTCGGGGCCACGATTCTAAATGGCGTATTTGCTGAGGCGATTGCCAATATTGCAGACCAAGGTGAAACTCCTCCTGTCTTTTTAAGTGGAAATATTAATGGGTCTGATGATCACAATACGCGCCTGGTCGAAAAGTATAGAAAGAGAATACCATTACTTAAGTAA